A genomic segment from Shumkonia mesophila encodes:
- the argH gene encoding argininosuccinate lyase, translating into MSKKHSPSDPTTSSIWGGRFETGPASIMQEINASIDVDRRLATQDIAGSKAHCQMLVATGILSAADGKAVEAGLDAIAAEIAAGTFVFSRELEDIHMNIESRLAERIGEPAKRLHTARSRNDQVATDFRLWVRDALDTLDGQVKALQAVLIEQAERHAGSVMPGFTHLQTAQPVTLGHHLLAYVEMLGRDRGRAADCRARLNECPLGAAALAGTSFPIDRAMTARALGFDRPCANSMDAVSDRDFALEYLGTAAILAVHLSRLAEEIVIWCSEPFAFVRLSDAFSTGSSIMPQKRNPDAAELVRAKVGRVIGQLNTLLIVLKGLPMTYAKDMQEDKEAVFDAADTLTLSLAAMTGMIEGARFNAERMREAAGRGFATATDLADWLVRVLGLPFREAHHVTGRLVKLAETRGCGIEDLSLDDMRQEAPGATADVFAVLGVENSVKSRTSLGGTAPDAVRRAVAEARRRFLATAGATGGTKP; encoded by the coding sequence ATGAGCAAGAAGCATTCCCCATCGGACCCCACGACCAGTAGCATATGGGGCGGGCGGTTCGAAACGGGCCCGGCGTCGATCATGCAGGAAATCAACGCCTCGATCGACGTCGATCGGCGCCTCGCGACACAGGATATCGCAGGCTCGAAGGCCCATTGCCAGATGCTTGTCGCAACCGGCATCCTGTCTGCCGCCGACGGCAAGGCCGTCGAGGCCGGGCTGGACGCCATCGCCGCCGAGATCGCCGCCGGCACCTTCGTCTTCTCGCGCGAGCTTGAGGACATCCACATGAACATCGAAAGCCGACTGGCCGAACGCATCGGCGAACCGGCCAAGCGGCTGCACACCGCCCGCTCGCGCAACGACCAGGTGGCGACCGATTTCCGCCTGTGGGTGCGCGACGCGCTGGACACCCTGGACGGCCAGGTGAAAGCCCTGCAAGCGGTTCTGATCGAACAGGCCGAAAGGCACGCCGGCTCGGTGATGCCGGGCTTCACCCACCTGCAGACGGCGCAGCCGGTGACGCTGGGCCACCATCTGCTGGCCTACGTCGAGATGCTGGGGCGCGACCGCGGCCGCGCCGCCGATTGCCGTGCCCGCCTGAACGAATGCCCGCTCGGCGCCGCCGCCCTGGCCGGGACGTCGTTTCCCATCGACCGCGCCATGACCGCCCGGGCGCTGGGCTTCGATCGGCCGTGCGCCAATTCGATGGACGCGGTGTCCGACCGCGATTTCGCGCTGGAATACCTGGGAACGGCGGCGATCCTGGCCGTGCACCTGTCGCGCCTGGCCGAGGAAATCGTCATCTGGTGCTCGGAGCCCTTCGCCTTCGTGCGGCTGTCGGACGCCTTCTCGACCGGCAGTTCGATCATGCCCCAGAAGCGCAACCCCGACGCCGCCGAACTGGTGCGCGCCAAGGTCGGGCGGGTGATCGGCCAGCTCAACACGCTGCTGATCGTGCTCAAGGGCCTGCCCATGACCTACGCCAAGGACATGCAGGAGGACAAGGAGGCGGTGTTCGACGCCGCCGACACCCTGACCCTTTCGCTGGCCGCCATGACCGGCATGATCGAGGGCGCCCGCTTCAACGCCGAGCGGATGCGCGAGGCGGCGGGGCGTGGCTTCGCCACCGCCACCGACCTCGCCGACTGGCTGGTGCGGGTCCTGGGCCTGCCCTTCCGCGAGGCCCATCACGTCACCGGCCGGCTGGTCAAGCTGGCCGAGACCCGGGGCTGCGGCATCGAGGACCTGTCGCTGGACGACATGCGCCAGGAAGCCCCTGGCGCCACCGCCGACGTCTTCGCGGTGCTGGGCGTGGAGAACTCGGTGAAAAGCCGGACCAGCCTCGGCGGCACCGCCCCCGACGCCGTGCGCCGCGCCGTCGCCGAGGCGCGGCGGCGGTTCCTGGCGACGGCAGGGGCAACCGGAGGGACCAAGCCATGA
- a CDS encoding TlpA disulfide reductase family protein yields the protein MAAFQPAVDPAPLPDVPFVDADGRPRALADFKGKGVVLNFWATWCVPCVAEMPALDRLRARLAGRGIEVLALSSDRGGAPVVQGFFAQHGIGHLPVALDQGLRAARALGVQGLPTTVLIDGAGRDRGRLVGAAEWDSEDAVALVEDCLTGKKR from the coding sequence GTGGCGGCGTTCCAGCCGGCGGTGGACCCGGCGCCGCTGCCCGACGTGCCGTTCGTCGACGCCGATGGAAGGCCGCGCGCGCTTGCCGATTTCAAGGGCAAGGGCGTGGTTCTGAACTTCTGGGCCACCTGGTGCGTCCCGTGCGTGGCCGAAATGCCGGCGCTGGACCGCCTGCGGGCCCGTCTGGCCGGACGCGGCATCGAGGTGCTGGCGCTGTCTTCCGACCGCGGCGGCGCCCCGGTGGTGCAGGGCTTTTTTGCCCAACACGGCATCGGGCATCTGCCGGTGGCGCTGGATCAGGGCCTGCGCGCGGCGCGCGCCCTGGGGGTCCAGGGACTGCCGACGACGGTACTGATCGACGGGGCCGGCCGCGACAGGGGCCGCTTGGTCGGCGCCGCCGAGTGGGATTCCGAGGATGCCGTCGCCCTGGTGGAAGACTGCCTGACCGGCAAGAAACGATGA
- the lptM gene encoding LPS translocon maturation chaperone LptM, producing the protein MMRRLLIALLVLGLLAPLTACGRKGSLEPPPGSTYPREYPAE; encoded by the coding sequence ATGATGCGCCGGCTTCTGATCGCCCTGCTGGTCCTGGGCCTGCTCGCCCCACTCACCGCCTGCGGCCGCAAGGGCTCCCTCGAACCGCCGCCGGGCAGCACCTATCCGCGCGAATACCCGGCCGAATAA